A genomic segment from Desulfonatronum lacustre DSM 10312 encodes:
- the leuS gene encoding leucine--tRNA ligase, whose product MERYDPQTVEVKWQRIWEDQGAFHSERDASRPKYYVLEMFPYPSGRIHIGHARVYSIGDAVARLKRMQGFNVLHPMGWDAFGLPAENAAIKHGVHPAKWTMENIDTMRVQLQRMGYSLDWRREVTTCLPNYYRWEQLFFLKFLEKGLAYRHKAPQNWCDSCNTVLANEQVEDGLCWRCDTQVVQKELTQWFLRITDYAEELLRDLDELEGGWPERVVSMQRNWIGKSIGAEIVFPLEQPASDGTASVRVFTTRQDTVFGATFMSLAAEHPLVEELIAGTPQEAEVRAFCDRVRSMDKVVRGAEDLEKEGVFTGRYCLNPFTGQRMPIWVANFVLMGYGTGAVMAVPAHDQRDFEFARKYGLEVLPVILPHGESSLDGATMDAARPEPGTLINSGDFTGLDNEQAKIAIADHLERDKMGKRAVNYRLRDWNISRQRYWGAPIPVMYCDACGVVPEREENLPVELPLDLQVRPDGRSPLPDATDFVNTVCPQCGGPARRETDTMDTFVESSWYFLRYTAPWEHGQAFRAEDLDYWCPVDQYIGGVEHAILHLLYARFWVKALRDLGYIRMDEPFKALLAQGMVLKDGAKMSKSKGNVVSPDEMTARYGADAVRLFLLFAAPAERDLDWSDSGIEGAQRFTHRLWRLVMDLEGDLLAAVPCSATDEDVQAAGAPEAATLRRKEHATVVKVAGDIADRFQFNTAIAAVMELVNTLYQTKDVLRKTEPGRRVLSSAVASTLAVLSPVTPHLCEELWQRLGHADLLSGQAWPTHDPQALVRDEVIIVVQVDGKVRSKLTVPADAAAEDVQPQALANENIQKHLAGREVAKMVFVPGKLLSIVTKK is encoded by the coding sequence ATGGAGCGGTATGATCCGCAAACGGTGGAAGTCAAATGGCAGCGCATCTGGGAGGACCAGGGCGCGTTTCATTCGGAACGCGACGCCTCTCGTCCCAAGTACTACGTGCTGGAGATGTTTCCCTATCCTTCGGGGCGGATTCATATTGGTCACGCCCGTGTGTATTCCATCGGCGACGCCGTGGCCCGTTTGAAGCGGATGCAGGGGTTCAACGTTCTGCACCCCATGGGTTGGGACGCCTTCGGTCTGCCCGCGGAGAACGCGGCCATCAAGCACGGAGTGCATCCGGCCAAGTGGACCATGGAGAACATCGACACCATGCGCGTCCAGCTGCAACGCATGGGCTATTCCCTGGACTGGCGGCGGGAGGTGACCACCTGCCTGCCGAATTACTATCGCTGGGAACAGCTTTTTTTTCTCAAGTTTCTGGAAAAAGGACTGGCTTACCGACACAAGGCGCCTCAGAACTGGTGCGACTCCTGTAACACGGTGCTGGCCAACGAGCAGGTGGAGGACGGCCTGTGCTGGCGCTGCGATACCCAGGTGGTCCAGAAGGAACTGACCCAGTGGTTCTTGCGGATTACGGATTATGCCGAGGAATTGCTGCGGGACCTGGACGAGTTGGAGGGCGGATGGCCGGAGCGCGTGGTGAGCATGCAGCGCAACTGGATCGGCAAGTCCATCGGCGCGGAGATCGTTTTTCCTCTTGAACAGCCCGCTTCGGACGGGACGGCCTCAGTCCGGGTGTTCACCACCCGGCAGGACACGGTGTTCGGAGCCACGTTCATGAGCCTGGCCGCGGAGCATCCGCTGGTGGAAGAGCTGATTGCCGGGACGCCGCAAGAAGCCGAGGTCCGCGCGTTTTGCGACCGGGTTCGGAGCATGGACAAGGTGGTCCGGGGGGCCGAGGATCTGGAAAAAGAGGGCGTGTTTACCGGTAGGTACTGCCTGAACCCTTTCACCGGGCAACGCATGCCCATCTGGGTGGCCAACTTCGTGCTCATGGGCTACGGCACCGGCGCGGTGATGGCCGTCCCGGCCCATGACCAGCGCGACTTCGAATTCGCTCGCAAGTACGGCCTGGAGGTTCTGCCGGTGATCCTGCCCCACGGGGAATCTTCTCTGGACGGCGCGACCATGGACGCGGCCCGGCCCGAGCCCGGGACGCTGATCAACTCCGGGGATTTTACCGGCCTGGACAACGAGCAGGCCAAGATCGCCATCGCCGATCATTTGGAACGCGATAAGATGGGCAAGCGGGCCGTGAACTACCGTCTGCGGGATTGGAACATCAGCCGTCAGCGCTATTGGGGCGCGCCTATTCCGGTGATGTACTGCGACGCCTGCGGCGTGGTTCCGGAACGGGAGGAAAATCTGCCCGTGGAATTGCCCCTGGACTTGCAGGTCCGCCCGGACGGACGTTCCCCGTTGCCCGACGCAACGGACTTCGTGAACACGGTCTGCCCGCAGTGCGGCGGTCCGGCCCGGCGGGAAACGGACACCATGGACACCTTTGTCGAGAGTTCCTGGTACTTTCTTCGCTACACCGCGCCCTGGGAACACGGCCAGGCATTTCGGGCCGAGGATCTGGACTACTGGTGCCCGGTGGACCAGTACATCGGTGGGGTGGAGCACGCCATCCTGCACCTGCTCTATGCCCGGTTCTGGGTCAAAGCCCTGCGCGACCTTGGCTATATCCGGATGGACGAGCCGTTCAAGGCGCTTTTGGCCCAGGGCATGGTGCTCAAGGACGGGGCCAAGATGAGCAAGAGCAAGGGCAACGTGGTTTCCCCGGATGAAATGACCGCGCGGTACGGCGCGGACGCGGTGCGTCTGTTTCTGCTCTTCGCCGCTCCGGCGGAACGCGATCTGGACTGGAGCGACTCCGGGATCGAGGGCGCCCAGCGGTTCACCCATCGGCTGTGGCGGCTGGTGATGGACTTGGAAGGGGACCTCCTGGCCGCAGTGCCCTGCTCGGCTACCGACGAGGACGTCCAAGCCGCGGGAGCGCCCGAGGCCGCGACCCTGCGCCGCAAGGAGCACGCCACCGTGGTCAAGGTGGCCGGTGACATCGCGGATCGGTTTCAGTTCAACACGGCCATCGCCGCGGTCATGGAACTGGTGAACACCCTGTACCAGACCAAGGACGTGCTGCGGAAAACAGAGCCGGGGCGGCGCGTGCTGTCCTCGGCCGTGGCTTCCACCCTGGCCGTGCTCTCGCCGGTCACGCCGCATTTGTGCGAGGAACTCTGGCAGCGTCTCGGGCACGCGGACCTGCTCTCCGGCCAAGCCTGGCCGACCCACGACCCCCAGGCCCTGGTCCGGGACGAAGTGATCATCGTGGTCCAGGTGGACGGCAAGGTCCGCTCCAAGCTCACCGTGCCCGCCGACGCCGCGGCCGAAGACGTCCAACCCCAAGCCCTGGCCAACGAGAACATTCAGAAACACCTGGCCGGTCGCGAAGTGGCCAAAATGGTCTTCGTCCCCGGCAAGCTGCTGAGCATCGTCACGAAGAAGTGA